One Myxococcaceae bacterium JPH2 DNA window includes the following coding sequences:
- a CDS encoding thrombospondin type 3 repeat-containing protein, whose product MTSLPRRPFVPLASLCLGLVLAAPACAPPRVPAAAVSAARDTDGDGVEDAKDRCPQYAGPASREGCPLRDVDEDGVEDARDACPRQAGPPELRGCPLADADRDGLEDAQDRCPEEAGSREHDGCPVRDADEDGVPDEQDACPADVGIAELRGCPARDSDGDAVADHQDNCPRAAGPASNQGCPAREPQAVVLRRDRLQLLERVYFEGGTATVQRRSFPLLDNVVAVLKAHPELRKVRVEGHTDDLIEPEASLALSQARAEAVLSRLVSQGLESERLEAQGLGQEQPLESNTTAPGRAANRRIEFVFVTEEPIRPAKASPRR is encoded by the coding sequence ATGACCTCCCTCCCGCGACGTCCCTTCGTGCCGCTGGCTTCGCTGTGCCTCGGGCTCGTCCTCGCCGCGCCCGCTTGCGCGCCCCCACGCGTTCCCGCCGCCGCCGTGAGCGCGGCGCGGGACACGGACGGAGATGGCGTGGAGGACGCGAAGGACCGGTGTCCTCAGTACGCGGGGCCGGCCTCGCGCGAGGGCTGTCCGCTGCGCGACGTGGACGAGGATGGCGTGGAGGACGCGCGCGATGCGTGTCCCCGTCAGGCGGGGCCGCCCGAGCTGCGCGGGTGTCCTCTGGCGGACGCGGACCGCGACGGCTTGGAGGACGCGCAGGACCGGTGTCCGGAGGAGGCGGGTTCGCGCGAGCACGACGGGTGTCCGGTGCGCGACGCGGACGAGGACGGCGTGCCCGACGAGCAGGATGCCTGTCCGGCCGACGTGGGGATCGCGGAGCTGCGGGGCTGCCCGGCCCGAGACAGCGACGGGGACGCGGTGGCGGACCACCAGGACAACTGCCCGCGCGCGGCGGGGCCCGCGTCCAATCAGGGCTGCCCCGCGCGAGAGCCCCAGGCGGTGGTGCTGCGCAGGGATCGGCTCCAGCTCCTGGAGCGGGTGTACTTCGAGGGCGGCACGGCCACGGTGCAGCGCCGCTCGTTTCCGCTGCTGGACAATGTCGTGGCGGTGCTCAAGGCCCACCCGGAGCTGCGCAAGGTGCGCGTGGAGGGGCACACGGATGACCTCATCGAGCCCGAGGCCAGCCTGGCGCTCTCCCAGGCGCGCGCCGAGGCGGTGCTGTCGCGGCTGGTGTCCCAGGGGTTGGAGTCCGAGCGGCTGGAGGCGCAGGGGCTGGGGCAGGAGCAGCCCTTGGAGTCCAACACCACCGCGCCGGGCCGCGCGGCCAATCGTCGTATCGAGTTCGTCTTCGTCACCGAGGAGCCCATCCGCCCCGCGAAGGCAAGCCCGCGGCGCTGA
- a CDS encoding OmpA family protein, translated as MPTGVGRGLAHRGSSGAAHPRRQDMAFNLIEAVRSQFSGDLVRRISEESGEDPQAMAKVLPGTIASVASGVVEQGSTEAGAGRLLSQLNEGGFTKADVPGLGEGAGGLREAAEQGHGMLGGLLGGKLGAVTEGLSRFGGLRNSSSATRLLSLAAPALMGVLGKQVRDQRMGASGLMQMLGGQRSLISAALPAGLGSLLGGGRHAGAEVLREAVPERPEVQEVRSREVTSVHREPTSRTPVVRSPQAPEAHRRPSWALPLALLALVALGWWALRGRRHEPRPSQASVTQPATKRTTPQATPPPAPQQQQTAKAPPPAPTAPQEQQGTGGSGNMGTAEQKPRIEDASGLRKAFSDGSAAKGVILEGVEFQTGSAKLTPKGEQTVSELGAILKEKPNSRVRIEGFTDSTGNADANRQLSQSRADNVRQTLVSEGIAGNRLEAVGEGDAKPVASNDTPQGRLQNRRIEVQELGQ; from the coding sequence ATGCCCACGGGGGTGGGGCGTGGCCTCGCGCATCGGGGGAGTTCCGGTGCGGCACACCCTCGGAGGCAAGACATGGCGTTCAATCTCATCGAAGCGGTCCGCTCACAGTTCTCGGGGGACCTGGTGCGGCGAATCAGCGAGGAGTCCGGCGAGGACCCTCAGGCCATGGCCAAGGTGCTCCCGGGCACCATCGCCTCGGTGGCCTCGGGAGTCGTGGAGCAGGGCAGCACGGAGGCGGGGGCGGGCCGACTCCTGTCGCAGCTCAACGAGGGCGGCTTCACCAAGGCGGACGTGCCGGGCCTGGGAGAGGGCGCCGGGGGGCTGCGCGAGGCCGCGGAGCAGGGCCATGGGATGCTCGGCGGATTGCTCGGCGGCAAGCTGGGCGCCGTCACCGAGGGGCTCTCGCGCTTCGGCGGGCTGCGCAACTCGAGTTCCGCCACGCGGCTCTTGTCGCTGGCGGCGCCGGCGCTGATGGGCGTGCTGGGCAAGCAGGTGCGCGACCAGCGGATGGGCGCCTCCGGGCTGATGCAGATGCTGGGCGGCCAGCGCTCGCTCATCTCCGCGGCGCTCCCGGCGGGCCTGGGCAGCCTCCTGGGCGGCGGGCGCCACGCGGGCGCCGAGGTGCTCCGCGAGGCCGTGCCCGAGCGCCCCGAGGTGCAGGAGGTGCGCAGTCGAGAGGTGACCTCCGTCCACCGCGAACCCACGTCGCGCACGCCGGTGGTGCGCTCGCCCCAGGCGCCCGAGGCGCACCGCCGCCCGTCCTGGGCGCTGCCGCTGGCGCTCCTGGCCCTGGTGGCCCTGGGCTGGTGGGCGCTGCGCGGACGCCGGCATGAGCCTCGGCCCTCGCAGGCCTCCGTCACCCAGCCCGCCACGAAGCGCACCACCCCGCAGGCCACACCGCCTCCGGCACCCCAGCAGCAGCAGACCGCGAAGGCACCGCCGCCCGCCCCCACCGCGCCCCAGGAGCAGCAGGGCACGGGTGGCTCGGGGAACATGGGCACGGCGGAGCAGAAGCCGCGCATCGAGGACGCGTCCGGGCTGCGCAAGGCGTTCTCGGACGGCTCCGCGGCCAAGGGCGTCATCCTGGAGGGCGTGGAGTTCCAGACCGGCTCGGCGAAGCTCACGCCCAAGGGTGAGCAGACGGTGAGCGAGCTGGGCGCCATCCTCAAGGAGAAGCCCAACTCGCGCGTGCGCATCGAGGGGTTCACGGACTCCACGGGCAACGCGGACGCCAACCGCCAGCTGTCCCAGTCGCGCGCCGACAACGTGCGCCAGACGCTGGTGAGCGAGGGCATCGCGGGCAACCGCCTGGAGGCCGTGGGCGAGGGGGACGCCAAGCCCGTCGCCTCCAACGACACGCCGCAGGGCCGGCTGCAGAACCGCCGCATCGAGGTGCAGGAGCTGGGGCAGTAG
- a CDS encoding response regulator — protein MSASSPLFGDLLLKLGIVTPSQVQEALALQALTGQRVGEALISLGYVSREQIQDALGEALGLHHDKTHAQPALGELLVGLKYVTLAQLEEALARQRRDGRRLGEILVELGHCTYKQIYEGLGLQNRLAGRQDVSRPAIEGRRRVVVVDDSPLACAFVQEGLVALGFEVVCFQDPYEALEQVGRLQPAIVLSDLEMPGLEGVELCHRLKEGPSRGVPVIILTANDREAERVRGLRMGADDYVNKTASMDELAARIESVVRRTGETERIRRLFARYTSDAVVDEILKSTDAVVLTGEKREVTVLFADIRNFTGLAESLPPEQVVAVLNQVLGRLADAVFTCGGTLDKFLGDGLMAVFGAPVARPDEALRALQCAKMMMEAMAELRLLAEAEWLANGREGQPLVLELGIGINSGVVVAGNIGSTVRAEYTCIGDAVNVGSRLCALAGPGEILVGERTRDLVNASETSFEDLPPVRLKGKQQPVPLYRAL, from the coding sequence ATGAGTGCTTCGAGCCCCCTGTTCGGCGATCTGCTCCTCAAGCTGGGCATCGTCACTCCCTCGCAGGTGCAGGAGGCGCTCGCGCTCCAGGCGCTCACCGGCCAGCGCGTGGGCGAGGCGCTGATTTCCCTGGGCTACGTCTCGCGCGAGCAGATTCAGGACGCGCTCGGCGAGGCGCTGGGCCTGCACCACGACAAGACGCACGCGCAGCCGGCCCTGGGCGAGCTGCTCGTGGGCCTCAAGTACGTGACGCTGGCGCAGTTGGAGGAAGCGCTCGCGCGCCAGAGACGGGATGGACGGCGCCTGGGCGAAATCCTCGTGGAGCTGGGGCACTGCACCTACAAGCAGATCTACGAAGGGCTGGGGCTCCAGAACCGCCTCGCCGGCAGGCAGGACGTGTCGCGCCCCGCCATCGAGGGTCGCCGCCGCGTGGTGGTGGTGGATGACAGCCCCCTGGCCTGCGCCTTCGTGCAGGAGGGGCTGGTGGCGCTGGGCTTCGAGGTCGTCTGCTTCCAGGACCCCTACGAGGCGCTGGAGCAGGTGGGGCGGCTGCAGCCGGCCATCGTCCTCAGCGACCTGGAGATGCCGGGCCTGGAGGGCGTGGAGCTGTGCCACCGGCTGAAGGAGGGCCCCAGCCGGGGCGTGCCCGTCATCATCCTCACCGCGAACGACCGCGAGGCCGAGCGCGTGCGCGGGCTGCGCATGGGCGCGGACGACTACGTCAACAAGACGGCCTCCATGGACGAGCTGGCCGCGCGCATCGAGAGCGTGGTGCGCCGCACCGGCGAGACGGAGCGCATCCGCCGCCTCTTCGCGCGCTACACGTCCGACGCGGTGGTGGACGAGATTCTCAAGAGCACGGACGCCGTCGTGCTCACCGGCGAGAAGCGCGAGGTGACGGTGCTGTTCGCCGACATCCGCAACTTCACCGGGCTGGCGGAGAGCCTCCCGCCCGAGCAGGTGGTGGCGGTGCTCAACCAGGTGCTGGGGCGGCTGGCGGACGCCGTGTTCACCTGCGGCGGCACGCTGGACAAGTTCCTGGGCGACGGGCTGATGGCCGTCTTCGGCGCGCCGGTGGCTCGGCCGGACGAGGCGCTGCGCGCGCTCCAGTGCGCGAAGATGATGATGGAGGCCATGGCGGAGCTGCGGCTCCTGGCGGAGGCCGAGTGGCTGGCCAACGGCCGAGAGGGACAGCCGCTCGTGCTGGAGCTGGGCATCGGCATCAACTCGGGCGTGGTGGTGGCGGGAAACATCGGCAGCACGGTGCGCGCGGAGTACACCTGCATCGGGGACGCGGTGAATGTGGGCTCGCGGCTGTGCGCGCTCGCGGGGCCCGGGGAAATCCTGGTGGGCGAGCGCACCCGGGACCTGGTGAACGCGAGCGAGACGTCCTTCGAGGACCTGCCGCCCGTCCGGTTGAAGGGGAAGCAGCAGCCGGTCCCGCTTTACCGGGCGCTGTGA
- a CDS encoding universal stress protein, with the protein MAIVCATNLSPESGRAAAVAAALAGRLGEPLLLLDVSDEAPVPTPDTLSDAEAHRERLEAEADRLRASGVTVLPPVSAPSAEGSRREEAECQRARLVVVAADGWPPASWPRTSMAARLTRYGRAPVLVVRRDGALLDWARGRRRLTVLAGVDRASSTSDAALTFLRELRRVGACDVVAACVCSPLEERERLGMRTPVHVELLDPGGSELSPLEPAMERVLLRELRERVGELEGEGGMEVVVEPGYGRPADHLLHVARERGADVVVVGTHLRRGVRRLWHGSVSEGVLRRAEQAVVCVPPGLREPRHAQPPRTVLVPVDFSEASVRAVSQARLLVGAGGRVHLLHVHRRRLTDPSWLDTVGVPPEPERDAVLRRLWTLVPWEEGAQAVHWSVEGVTSEDVPLAIRQATEREGADLVCLGLSSTSDAPDTLKGAVARELVIHGARPVLVLPDT; encoded by the coding sequence ATGGCCATCGTCTGTGCGACCAACCTCTCCCCGGAGTCGGGGCGCGCGGCGGCGGTGGCGGCGGCCCTGGCGGGACGGCTGGGAGAGCCGCTGCTGCTCCTGGACGTGTCCGACGAGGCGCCCGTCCCCACCCCCGATACCCTGTCCGACGCGGAGGCCCATCGAGAGCGGCTGGAGGCCGAGGCCGACCGGCTGCGCGCGTCGGGCGTGACGGTGCTGCCTCCGGTGTCGGCGCCGTCCGCGGAGGGCTCGCGCCGGGAAGAGGCGGAGTGCCAGCGCGCGCGGCTGGTGGTGGTGGCGGCGGACGGCTGGCCCCCTGCTTCGTGGCCGCGCACGTCGATGGCGGCGCGGCTGACGCGGTACGGCCGGGCGCCGGTGCTGGTGGTGCGGCGGGACGGCGCGCTGCTGGACTGGGCGCGAGGCCGCCGGCGGCTCACGGTGCTCGCGGGAGTGGACCGGGCGTCCTCCACGTCCGACGCGGCGCTGACGTTCCTGCGCGAGCTGCGGCGGGTGGGCGCCTGCGACGTGGTGGCCGCCTGTGTCTGCTCGCCGCTGGAGGAGCGCGAGCGGCTGGGCATGCGCACGCCCGTGCACGTGGAGCTGTTGGACCCCGGAGGCAGTGAGCTGTCACCGCTGGAGCCGGCCATGGAGCGCGTGCTGCTGCGGGAGCTGCGCGAGCGCGTGGGCGAGCTGGAGGGCGAGGGTGGAATGGAGGTGGTGGTGGAGCCGGGCTATGGCCGGCCCGCCGACCATCTGCTGCACGTGGCCCGGGAGCGTGGCGCGGACGTGGTGGTGGTGGGCACGCACCTGCGTCGCGGGGTGCGGCGGCTGTGGCACGGCTCGGTGTCCGAGGGAGTGCTGCGCCGCGCGGAGCAGGCCGTGGTGTGCGTGCCGCCCGGTCTGCGCGAGCCACGTCACGCCCAGCCACCGCGCACGGTGCTGGTGCCGGTGGACTTCTCCGAGGCGAGCGTGCGGGCCGTGTCCCAGGCGCGCCTCCTGGTGGGCGCGGGCGGTCGCGTGCACCTGTTGCACGTGCACCGAAGGCGACTGACGGACCCCTCGTGGCTGGACACCGTCGGCGTGCCGCCCGAGCCCGAGCGCGACGCGGTGCTGCGCCGGCTGTGGACGCTGGTGCCCTGGGAGGAGGGGGCCCAGGCGGTGCATTGGAGCGTGGAGGGCGTCACGAGCGAGGACGTCCCGCTCGCCATCCGCCAGGCCACGGAGCGCGAGGGCGCGGACCTGGTGTGCCTGGGACTCTCGTCCACGTCGGACGCGCCGGACACCCTCAAGGGCGCGGTGGCCCGGGAGCTGGTGATTCACGGCGCGAGGCCGGTGCTCGTGCTGCCCGATACGTGA
- a CDS encoding type II secretion system protein GspG, with translation MSAEPPLPEPHRRSPILWVGLVFAVLLLIAVVVTALSRRNSVEATRVHDDFAVLLGALERYRADHGGTLPEEGDLEAMLVPQYLPSVPLDPWGRPYKYSSNGKDVFLATFGRENQRGGAGEDQDHTNHDGHAQPVR, from the coding sequence ATGTCCGCCGAACCCCCGCTTCCCGAGCCCCACCGCCGCTCTCCCATCCTGTGGGTGGGGCTCGTCTTCGCAGTCCTGCTGCTCATCGCCGTGGTGGTGACCGCGCTCAGCCGTCGCAACAGCGTGGAGGCCACGCGCGTGCATGACGACTTCGCCGTGCTGCTGGGCGCGCTGGAGCGCTACCGCGCCGACCACGGCGGCACGCTGCCGGAGGAGGGGGACCTGGAGGCGATGCTGGTGCCCCAGTACCTGCCCTCCGTGCCGTTGGACCCGTGGGGTCGCCCGTACAAGTACTCCAGCAACGGCAAGGACGTGTTCCTGGCCACCTTCGGGCGGGAGAACCAGCGCGGCGGCGCGGGCGAGGACCAGGACCACACCAACCACGACGGGCACGCGCAGCCCGTGCGCTGA
- a CDS encoding GAF domain-containing sensor histidine kinase — MKMPESDSMATVDRAARSLDARAAAPGVTGPGVTGPAVNGLESLLRLVAASLEAPAASLGWWDETGLLRSWVTPGLSPEAGEACSRRLLLRGLGALGSVEAPGAYLSEDLSSDVLLADVPEVRQAVGSALLALPLFLAPRPAPLGVLAVYFARPRPFLAQDLQRLALHATLAERVLERERLAALEAAARQQAEESRQRFQLLMDAGALLAGPLDWEERVAAVVRLALGTFADGCAVDITADEPEALRRLASLQADPGLAPPSLEALRWRSDDARPALLDEVLRSGRSRMVSRVGPAFVEERSGGEVLWRSAYAQGLCSLIVAPLMARQRTLGVLTFVRGESRPPYGTEDLALAEDLASRMAVALDNARLLRQARGAEDASRRSAARLHVLVQVSQLIAEAGLDLAQVLDVLTHKVSEAIGEACVLQLLSSDQERLEVVAVHHPRPESRALLEQALRDHPALPGEGVEGRVALSGQSLALPRLTAEELRLERAPAGLAYFERQGPQSLLVVPLGARGRVLGTLTVMRESPGREYSAEERALLESLGARAALAIDDARAYGAATEAVKVRDEVLSMAGHELKAPLNALQLQIHMLARTAREATAAGKLAERAERAARASQRMGLLIDDLLDVSRISAGRLWLRREEVDLAAVTRDTVSRMSEELVRAGCELRLEADTPAPGLWDRLRVEQVLVNLLSNAAKYGAGRPVVVSVSWADGWARVGVRDEGIGIAPEDHERIFERFERTVAAQHFKGLGLGLWISKRIVEALGGTLRVRSQQGQGSTFTLELPVTPPEGEGARAASGDSALEERGG, encoded by the coding sequence ATGAAGATGCCCGAAAGCGATTCGATGGCCACGGTGGACCGCGCCGCGCGGTCCTTGGATGCGAGGGCCGCCGCGCCCGGGGTGACGGGGCCCGGTGTGACAGGGCCCGCCGTGAATGGGCTTGAGTCGTTGCTCCGGTTGGTGGCGGCCTCGCTGGAGGCCCCGGCGGCGTCGCTGGGCTGGTGGGACGAGACGGGCCTCTTGCGCTCCTGGGTGACGCCGGGCCTGTCCCCCGAGGCGGGCGAGGCGTGCTCACGTCGCCTCCTCTTGCGCGGGTTGGGGGCGTTGGGCTCGGTGGAGGCGCCGGGCGCCTACCTGTCGGAGGACCTGTCCTCGGACGTGCTCCTGGCGGACGTTCCGGAGGTGCGGCAGGCGGTGGGCTCGGCGCTCCTGGCGCTCCCCCTCTTCCTGGCGCCCCGGCCCGCGCCGCTGGGGGTGCTCGCGGTGTACTTCGCCCGGCCCCGGCCCTTCCTGGCCCAGGACCTCCAGCGCCTGGCGCTCCACGCGACGCTGGCGGAGCGGGTCCTCGAGCGCGAGCGTCTGGCCGCGTTGGAGGCCGCCGCGCGGCAGCAGGCCGAGGAGTCCCGGCAGCGCTTCCAGCTCCTGATGGACGCGGGCGCGCTGCTGGCCGGGCCGCTGGACTGGGAGGAGCGGGTGGCCGCCGTGGTGCGGCTGGCGCTGGGCACGTTCGCGGACGGCTGCGCGGTGGACATCACCGCGGACGAGCCCGAGGCCCTGCGCCGGTTGGCGTCGCTCCAGGCGGACCCCGGGCTGGCGCCACCGTCGCTGGAGGCGCTGCGGTGGCGCTCGGACGATGCGCGGCCCGCGCTGCTGGATGAGGTGCTGCGCTCGGGGCGCTCGCGGATGGTGTCGCGCGTGGGGCCGGCCTTCGTCGAGGAGCGCAGCGGCGGCGAGGTGCTGTGGCGCAGCGCGTATGCGCAGGGCCTGTGCTCGCTCATCGTGGCGCCCCTGATGGCGCGCCAGCGCACCCTGGGGGTGCTCACCTTCGTGCGGGGCGAGTCGCGGCCCCCGTACGGCACCGAGGACCTGGCGCTGGCGGAGGACCTGGCGAGCCGGATGGCGGTGGCGCTCGACAACGCGCGGCTGCTGCGACAGGCGCGGGGCGCGGAGGATGCCAGTCGCCGCAGCGCGGCGCGGCTGCACGTGCTGGTGCAGGTCAGTCAGCTCATCGCCGAGGCGGGGTTGGACCTGGCGCAGGTGCTGGACGTGCTGACGCACAAGGTCTCCGAGGCCATTGGCGAGGCGTGCGTGCTGCAGCTCCTGTCGAGCGACCAGGAGCGGCTGGAGGTGGTGGCGGTGCACCACCCTCGGCCGGAGTCGCGGGCGCTCCTGGAGCAGGCCCTGCGCGACCATCCGGCCCTCCCGGGCGAGGGCGTGGAGGGGCGGGTGGCGCTCAGCGGGCAGTCCCTGGCGTTGCCTCGGCTGACGGCGGAGGAGCTGCGCCTGGAGCGGGCCCCGGCGGGGTTGGCGTACTTCGAGCGACAGGGGCCCCAGAGTCTCCTGGTGGTGCCGCTCGGCGCGCGGGGCCGGGTGCTGGGCACGCTGACCGTCATGCGCGAGTCCCCGGGCCGCGAGTACAGCGCCGAGGAGCGCGCGCTGCTGGAGAGCCTGGGCGCTCGGGCGGCGCTGGCCATCGACGACGCGCGGGCCTACGGCGCGGCCACCGAGGCGGTGAAGGTGCGCGACGAGGTGCTCTCCATGGCGGGGCACGAGCTGAAGGCGCCGCTCAACGCGCTCCAGCTCCAGATTCACATGCTGGCGCGCACGGCCCGGGAGGCGACGGCGGCGGGCAAGCTGGCGGAGCGCGCGGAGCGGGCCGCTCGGGCCAGCCAGCGCATGGGGCTGCTCATCGACGACCTGCTGGACGTGTCGCGCATCAGCGCGGGGCGGCTGTGGCTGCGGCGCGAGGAGGTGGACCTGGCCGCCGTGACGCGGGACACCGTGTCGCGCATGTCCGAGGAGCTGGTGCGCGCCGGCTGCGAGCTGCGCCTGGAGGCGGACACGCCGGCGCCGGGGCTGTGGGACCGGCTGCGCGTGGAGCAGGTGCTCGTCAACCTGCTGTCCAACGCGGCGAAGTACGGCGCGGGCCGGCCCGTGGTGGTGAGCGTGTCCTGGGCGGACGGGTGGGCGCGGGTGGGCGTGCGGGACGAGGGGATTGGCATCGCGCCGGAGGACCACGAGCGCATCTTCGAGCGCTTCGAGCGCACCGTGGCCGCGCAGCACTTCAAGGGCCTGGGGCTGGGGCTCTGGATCTCCAAGCGCATCGTGGAGGCGCTGGGCGGCACCTTGCGCGTGCGCAGCCAGCAGGGGCAGGGCTCCACCTTCACGCTGGAGCTGCCGGTGACGCCTCCCGAGGGCGAGGGCGCGCGGGCCGCGTCGGGTGACTCGGCGCTGGAGGAGCGGGGGGGCTGA